The Bremerella cremea region GATCATCACCGGCGACCGCCATCATCTTACCGGCCGGGTGAACTTCGACATCGGTCACCACAGGAGGGTGCAAGCGGTCAACACCGGCCTTTAGCTGGATGGTATGCGACAGCTTAACGAGAGGCATCTGGGCCGACGCGATCGTCGGGGCGACCATCGTCGTGACTGCGGCAGTTGCGCCGAGAATGTACTTATACATTGTGAAGTTGCATCTCCCTCGCTGAACCGAATCCCCAGACTTTCCGTAGACTGAGGGCGTACGAGGGTATTTATCGACACAACCTCACGAACATCCGTAAGAGAAGACCGAAAGTTCGCGGATTTAGGTAAACTTTTCCGGATACGCTGACGCTATCGCAGCAGTTATCAGAAAAAATCGCCGCCACGGCTCAAGTTACCGGCTCCGAGCGCGGACACGAAGATGTCCGCGCCATGTAAGAAGTGATAGCAAGTCTAGCGTCTATCGTTTTTCGATCGGGACAAACTCCCGTTTCTGTTGACCAGTGTAAACCTGGCGAGGTCGGCAAATCCGTTTAGTCGGCGAGCCGTGCATTTCTCTCCAGTGAGCAATCCACCCTGGCAGACGTCCCATCGCAAACAACACCGTGAACATCTGAACCGGAATTCCGATGGCTCGATAGATCACGCCGGAATAGAAGTCGACGTTGGGATAGAGCTTACGTTCGACAAAGTATTCATCGTTTAACGCCGCGTATTCCAGCTTTTGCGCCACCTCGAACAAGGGATCCTTGATATCCAACTTGTCGAGCAGCCGATCGCAAGCTTTTTTGATGATCGTCGCTCGCGGATCGAAGTTCTTATAAACACGATGTCCAAAGCCCATTAAGCGGACTTTGCTCTTCTTATCCTTGGCTAGTTCGACATACTTATCGACGTCGCCACCATTTTCGATGATTTCTTCCAGCATGTTCACCACAGCTTCGTTGGCACCGCCATGCAGCGGTCCCCACAAAGCACTGATCCCTGCTGAGATCGATGCAAATAAGTTCGCATCGGCCGATCCCACCATTCGCACAGTGGAAGTGCTGCAGTTCTGTTCGTGATCGGCATGCACAATCAACAGCAGGTTGAGGGCATCGACAAAGTCCGGATCAACATGAAATGGTTCGCTTGGCACAGCGAACATCATCTGCAAGAAGTTCTCGCAGTAAGATAGATCGTTCTGAGGATAAATGAACGGCTGACCGAAAGACTTCTTGTAGCTATAGGCCGCAATCGTCGGTAGTTTGGCCAACAACCGATGGATCGAAACTTCCACTTGCTCTGGGTCGTGTGGGTCGAGCGAATCTTGATAGAACGTCGACAAAGCGCTCACCACGCTCGACAAAATCGCCATCGGATGAGCATCGCGTGGAAAGCCATCGTAAAACGACCGCATATCCTCGTGCAGCATCGTGTGGCGACGAATCGAATTGCGGAAGTTGGTGATTTGCTCTTCAGTGGGAAGCTCGCCGTAAATCAGCAAGAACATCACTTCCACGAAGTCGCAATTGGCGGCCAAATCTTCGATGGGATAGCCACGGTAACGTAAAATCCCAACTTCACCATCTAAATAGGTGATTGCGCTGGTGGTTGACCCAGTGTTGACGTAACCTTCGTCCAAGGTGATGAAGTTGGTCGAGGCTCGCAACTTCGAGATGTCGACCGCCTTCTCATGCTCGGTTCCTTCAACAACCGGCAGTTCGATCTCATTACCTTCGATGATAAGCTTGGCATTCTCGGACATGCAGACTTCCTCACAGGGGCGTGCGCAGTTTATCCCGACAGGCTTGCCGGGCAGCATTTCCGCGGAGATGGACGCATCGGCAGAAGGTCGATGCTGCGAGTAGTCGGCGCGGAAGTAAACTCTGAATGTTATCTTTTGACCGCTACTTTACTCGATTGTAGAGGCCAACAAAATAGGCGGTACTCCGGAATCATACCGCATAAGTACCACTTATCTTAGCCGTGCTACCGAAAATCGGTATGCTCGCTAAATTCTTCGCGGCTAAGCCCTGCCAGAAAACTAGAATCTTGGGGGGAAGCGTGGCAAAATCTGATAATTACAGCATCTTTTCATGCCGCCATACCAGCTACCTGGGTGGTGTGTTCTGATTCTCTTCGTCGAAAATGGTCCAAACCTGTGCCTTCGCTTTCACTTCCTGAATGTACGCTTCGGTGGCTTTTTGTTTCCGCTGCTTCTTAATTTGCTCTTTGATTTCGACCTGAGCTTCGGTGAAGGGGACCATTCCTTCCTCTTCTCGCTCGACCACGCGAACAATATGAAAGCCCTCTTGGGATTCAATAATTGGGCTCAACTCGCCTACCGGCAGCGTAAAGATTGCTTGATCGACCGTTTCATTCTTAAGGCTCCCTTTACTAGTCCAATCGTATTGGCCACCCCGAGAAGCACGAATTCCTTGCGATTCACGTTTAGCCACCGCATCTAGCGGAGCCCCGCGTAACACGCGGTTTCCCATCGCGGCCATTGCTTCCCAGGCAGCTTGCCGATTTGGAAACTCTGAGAACTTCACCATTAACTGCTCCCACTTGGCCCGGGCAGGCTTCTCGTAGTCGCTGGAATGCTCGCTGTAAAAGTCAAGCATTTGCTGATGGGTGACTTCTTCGTCGCTCCGGACGTGCCGCTGAATCTGTTGATAGGCCACGACTTGTTCAACGTAACGTTGCTTCTTCTTTTCTAACGAGCTTCCCGTTTCCCGCAGTTTCATATCGAATTCGGCCCGGGACTGTACTCCAGCTTCCTTTAGGTCCGATTCCAGCTGATGCTCGTAGTAGTTCTTGTCCAGCATCTGCTGCATGTCGGCACGACGATCTTGCGGCACATTACGGAGAAATTCGAGGTAGACAATCTTGACATCGATCATGCCAGGCAACATTTGCTTGAGGGCTTGCTCTTTAAATTTCTCGATGTCATCTTCGCGCACGCTGGCCAACTGTTCTTCTGTCAGCGACTCCAACTTTTGCTTAATTATTTGATTCACAGGGCCAAGCACGTCACCAGCCAGGATAGGCTCGCCATTCACGATGGCAACAATTCGTGCCGGTTTAAATAGATCGTTCTCGTCGACAGCGGGCGTTTGCTGCGGAAGATTCGCGACATGGGCAACTTCAGCTGGTGCTGAATAACCTGGCGAAACCATTTGTGTGTTTGGATAGCTGGCCGGCATCGCAGGCGCATCATTAGCCGCTGGCATTTGATTTTGCGGAGCAGAATAGCCTGAAAACTGCCCTGCAGCTGGTTCGTACCCGTAGGCTGAATTGTTCCCCGTCGAGGGATAGACCCCGGTCGCAGGGTAGCTGTTCGTTTGAGCCGGATAAGTAGCCCCTTGGGATACAGCGGCAGGATAGGCTGCTGGATAGCCAGCCCCGGCAGGAGGTGCCATTCCCATGTTCGATCCCATCGTGCCTTGACCGTAGGCTTGCGAATTAGGTGGCGAATAGCCAGTCGGTTGCGTTTGCGTCGGTCTCGCTGGCACATTGGCCATGCGATACTGCGGCTGGCCAGCGCCACGTCGCTCTGCAAACGGATCGGGAGGCGTTGCTTCTGCAGTCGCCTCCTGTTTCCAAGGATTCCACCGAGAAGGCCAACCGAACTGTGCGTTTGCCGCAGATGGTAAGACCAAGCATGCTCCCACAACGAGGCCGGCAAGAACGATACGAGACCGGACCGATTTGTTTGTCAAATGCGTTGCTGAGATCACGTTGTTTGAAGTCCCATCCATGAGCAAACCTTCAGGCAGTGGCGTCCTGCCACATTTCGCGCGAGAAAAAAGCCGGCGGAGTATAGAAACGCAGTTAACTTGGCTGCAACATCAGTCTGGCAAAATCGAGCAACTTTGAGCCATCCATGCTGGAATCGGGCAGCGGAATGTATGCTTTTGAGTCATCCACAATGCGCAGCTTTTTCCCTCGCAGCTTTGCTAGCTGTTCGATACGCGACCTATTTGTATATACGAACACCAGAAAAGTTTGATCGACTTCCTCTTCGATATAAATCGAAGACACTTGCCAGAAAGCAGCATCTAACTTCAACGTAACGAGTCGCAACAACTCGTCCACAACTTCCGGCGGCGAACCAAAACGGTCGCGAAGTTCTTCTCGTATCTGATTTAGATCGTCATCGGACGCAATCCGCGTCATTCGTCGATACAAGTCAATTTTTTGCCGCATATCACTGACATAATCATCCGGCAGGTAGGCTTCCACCGGCAGATCGATGTCGACGTCAATCGATAATTTCGGAGGTAATTTTTGCAACCGCCGTACGGCACTTTCCAGCAGTTGGCAATAAAGCTCGTAACCAACGGTGGCAATATGTCCACTTTGCTGAGTGCCGAGAATGTTCCCCGCGCCCCGGATTTCCAGGTCTCGCATAGAAATCGCGAAGCCAGCCCCCATGTGGCTGAACTCTTCGATGGCATGCAAGCGTTTGCTAGCAATTGGCGTAAGATGCTTGGCTGGCTCTAAGAGCATGTAACAATAACCACGATGATGCGATCGCCCGACTCTGCCTCGCAGTTGATGCAAATCGGCCAAGCCATATCGGTCAGCCTCGTCAACAAAGATCGTATTCGCATTTGGAATATCGAGCCCGCTCTCGATGATCGTCGTCGCCAGCAGCAAGTCGAATTTCCCCTCAATAAAATCGACCATGACCTGTTCGAGCGCCCCTTCGGCCATCTGCCCGTGACCGATTCCGATTTTTGCTTCTGGTACGATATGCTGCAACTTGGCCGCAACGACTTGAATGTCCTGTACCCGGTTATGCACAAAGTAAACCTGCCCACCACGGTTCAACTCACGCAAGACCGCGTGGCGAATTAACTCGTCACTCCAGCGAGAAACTTTGGTTTCGACTGCAATGCGGTCCTTCGGAGCCGTTTCTAAATTGCTAATATCGCGGACACCCACTAACGACATATGAAGTGTCCGCGGGATGGGTGTGGCGGTCATCGTCAGGACATCAACGGTCGTACGCAACTGCTTCAAGCGTTCCTTAACTTCCACACCGAACCGCTGCTCTTCGTCGATGACCACCACACCTAGGTTTTGAAAGACGACATCTTTCGAGGCCAGGCGATGCGTCCCGATTACGACATCAACGGTTCCGTCCTTCAGGCCCTTAATCACTTCCCGTTGCTCTTTCGCAGTGCCAAAGCGGCTTAAACGCGCGATCGAAAAAGGAAACTCCGCCATCCGCTCGCGGAAGCTTTTATAGTGCTGCTCGGCCAAGATTGTCGTTGGCACGAGTACGGCCACCTGGTATCCGTTATCTACGGCTTTGAAAGCTGCCCGCATGGCAACCTCGGTCTTTCCAAAACCAACGTCACCGCATAACAGACGGTCCATTGGTCTCGGCTGCAGCATATCTTGCTTGATCGCTGAAATCGCCAAGAGCTGATCGTCCGTTTCCTGATAGGGAAACGAGGCGTCGAACTCATATTGCCAGTGGGTATCTTCCGCGAAAGCAATACCTGGGCGACTTTTCCGCTCTGCTTGAACATGTAGCAGGTCAGCCGCCAGATCTTTTACTGCCTTCTCGACGTTCTCCTTCTGCTTTTTCCAGACCACACCACCGATGCGGGCCAAGGGAGGACGCGTTTTACTTCCTCCGACGTACTTCTGGACCAGATCGATTTTCGAGGCCGGGACAAAGATCTTCGTTTCGCCATGAAACTCAAGGACCAAATGTTCTTCAGCACTCCCCTGCTTATCAATGAGCCGCAGCCCGCGATACCGTCCAATTCCATGCCCAAGGTGAACGACAAGGTCTCCCTTCTTCAAGTCGAGAAAACTATCGATCACCTTTCCTAGGCGTCGTGTCTTCGTCCGGTGTATGGCCCCCCGGTGAAAGATTTCGTCGCCACTAATCAGCACCAAGCGACCTTCGCGAAAACGAAACCCTTGGTGCAGCACCCCAAGCACATAATGCAGCCGCCCCGACTTGGCGACCTCGGTGGCATCCAAAATTTCGCGCAGCCGTTCGACTTCGGCCTCCATGCGGCAGACAATGATGACATCTAAGCTTTGGCTTACGACATCAAGTTCACCACGCACCCGCTCGATATCGCCACTGAAC contains the following coding sequences:
- a CDS encoding citrate synthase → MSENAKLIIEGNEIELPVVEGTEHEKAVDISKLRASTNFITLDEGYVNTGSTTSAITYLDGEVGILRYRGYPIEDLAANCDFVEVMFLLIYGELPTEEQITNFRNSIRRHTMLHEDMRSFYDGFPRDAHPMAILSSVVSALSTFYQDSLDPHDPEQVEVSIHRLLAKLPTIAAYSYKKSFGQPFIYPQNDLSYCENFLQMMFAVPSEPFHVDPDFVDALNLLLIVHADHEQNCSTSTVRMVGSADANLFASISAGISALWGPLHGGANEAVVNMLEEIIENGGDVDKYVELAKDKKSKVRLMGFGHRVYKNFDPRATIIKKACDRLLDKLDIKDPLFEVAQKLEYAALNDEYFVERKLYPNVDFYSGVIYRAIGIPVQMFTVLFAMGRLPGWIAHWREMHGSPTKRICRPRQVYTGQQKREFVPIEKR
- a CDS encoding peptidylprolyl isomerase, with translation MVLPSAANAQFGWPSRWNPWKQEATAEATPPDPFAERRGAGQPQYRMANVPARPTQTQPTGYSPPNSQAYGQGTMGSNMGMAPPAGAGYPAAYPAAVSQGATYPAQTNSYPATGVYPSTGNNSAYGYEPAAGQFSGYSAPQNQMPAANDAPAMPASYPNTQMVSPGYSAPAEVAHVANLPQQTPAVDENDLFKPARIVAIVNGEPILAGDVLGPVNQIIKQKLESLTEEQLASVREDDIEKFKEQALKQMLPGMIDVKIVYLEFLRNVPQDRRADMQQMLDKNYYEHQLESDLKEAGVQSRAEFDMKLRETGSSLEKKKQRYVEQVVAYQQIQRHVRSDEEVTHQQMLDFYSEHSSDYEKPARAKWEQLMVKFSEFPNRQAAWEAMAAMGNRVLRGAPLDAVAKRESQGIRASRGGQYDWTSKGSLKNETVDQAIFTLPVGELSPIIESQEGFHIVRVVEREEEGMVPFTEAQVEIKEQIKKQRKQKATEAYIQEVKAKAQVWTIFDEENQNTPPR
- the mfd gene encoding transcription-repair coupling factor, whose translation is MMSLATSQQAAAMLKSLPQCFEQNESFQQVLQALNQGNDVSLEGVWGSACALVAAAIRAEVTSPIVLIAPHLSEIDKLADALPLFTDTEVASFPAWESSPDERRLHDEIYAARLRILKQLVYDQCPALLVTSIESLIQPVPGQENIRANSRRLEIGQRLEPEELAKWLLTHKYHSTSAVELPGEFSLRGGILDVFAPDWNGPVRVELFGDEIESIREIDIETQRSVEALKQIDITALRHSRDYQGSFVDYLPADTVFLLIEPDQMKQTADDYLKRVDDVRDAFEFAETIARLNAFRKVSLAGISSGSFNVTANLNFESVEQFSGDIERVRGELDVVSQSLDVIIVCRMEAEVERLREILDATEVAKSGRLHYVLGVLHQGFRFREGRLVLISGDEIFHRGAIHRTKTRRLGKVIDSFLDLKKGDLVVHLGHGIGRYRGLRLIDKQGSAEEHLVLEFHGETKIFVPASKIDLVQKYVGGSKTRPPLARIGGVVWKKQKENVEKAVKDLAADLLHVQAERKSRPGIAFAEDTHWQYEFDASFPYQETDDQLLAISAIKQDMLQPRPMDRLLCGDVGFGKTEVAMRAAFKAVDNGYQVAVLVPTTILAEQHYKSFRERMAEFPFSIARLSRFGTAKEQREVIKGLKDGTVDVVIGTHRLASKDVVFQNLGVVVIDEEQRFGVEVKERLKQLRTTVDVLTMTATPIPRTLHMSLVGVRDISNLETAPKDRIAVETKVSRWSDELIRHAVLRELNRGGQVYFVHNRVQDIQVVAAKLQHIVPEAKIGIGHGQMAEGALEQVMVDFIEGKFDLLLATTIIESGLDIPNANTIFVDEADRYGLADLHQLRGRVGRSHHRGYCYMLLEPAKHLTPIASKRLHAIEEFSHMGAGFAISMRDLEIRGAGNILGTQQSGHIATVGYELYCQLLESAVRRLQKLPPKLSIDVDIDLPVEAYLPDDYVSDMRQKIDLYRRMTRIASDDDLNQIREELRDRFGSPPEVVDELLRLVTLKLDAAFWQVSSIYIEEEVDQTFLVFVYTNRSRIEQLAKLRGKKLRIVDDSKAYIPLPDSSMDGSKLLDFARLMLQPS